One window of the Candidatus Jettenia sp. genome contains the following:
- a CDS encoding N-6 DNA methylase: MPEQEKLFFLKNQKLFSNNYLEYRLQSTSLWNIENETVFETIKHAYKSIQSLKLGPGEEANLEDKFIRPVLLSLGYEWDVQPTTQRGTRKRRPDYALFKDKDFHKEARKEKDNPKYFYSYPLTILEAKYWGRSLNDTDPKDILDNRDPTAQIVKYLDDVYYASNGRIQWAILTNGKVWRLFSYRATSRSGNYYEVDLEAIINSNNPDAFKYFYLFFSKDAFIPDPITGKTWLDQHMKGSEDYAARVSENLKNLIFDKIFEGLAKGFIEYRHNEQNIKKETEEDLKEIFNGCLTLLYRLLFLLYAESRALLPVNDQDRYYKKSLKRLKEDIVNELEITISEGMSHQTYDYWSRLESLCRIIDRGDKALNIPIYNGGLFETPPESFLATNKISDPFLIEAISLLTVDQQGEYTPGQKSFIDYSSLDVRHLGNIYEGLLEFHIRIADEPMVEIKEGSKLLWKKESEIDANTRIQRRKGKGEIYIENSKHERKATGSYYTPHYIVEYIVKNTVGPVLETRFQKEQEILSELEILYEKQRKQLKKPKGWKYWDHPGEPQGSHIDEIVKLEDVLFETVFDLKVLDPAMGSGHFLVHTVDFITDKIIAFLANFPENPVIRKIEKLKHEILDGIKRQGVSIDESKLTEVNLIKRTVMKRCIYGVDLNEMAVELAKLSLWLDSFTLGAPLSFLDHHLKCGNSLIGSNLESLKNAVKGQLFTINLEPLNRAIRNMLFVSNLSDATYQQVKDSEQKYRDADKNIGGYRILLDILVSEYFGIEGAKSFLLEKGSMIDMDNLKKSIESMHKKDREVIKSIEKVAEEKRFFHWEIEFPEVFFERVGALEQKVDKKENPGFDCVIGNPPYGILKERNYLRETFPATSQTLDAYSAFIEQSLILLKIKGLNSFIVPISWETGPFYESLRSFLLENYNFKRVVNLPFNVFRDAYIDTNIFIFEKATSPIENTNYVLVYEFPKSIRIECLDNIDYSSIDQSQWHINKNQIILNASAISLISKISGKGIESLSNISISARGVLAKPEHISIDKKPDWQSFFDGEMFRYEISSPDKFILYGDALPEHPSSFDFFTGHRILIRRLVNRQDRIMAYLATETFVNKKDIYIFKLKNKLSPYSLLALLNSKLISFIYLSQDTIAKKDDFRQITLEGLRRLPIPHISFRTPESKKNEIIKRIQDLYSSCKYKQIIECAETYLPNMSDVIYNLLAYLAEQMIKMNKKKNEEIKGFLKWFEREIGLEISGLLNKIVIKEYHEHDFNQLIEILKRNRSKLSIDPSDRKTQEKLEDQFTQSISILEPLKTKITATDDLIDEIVYKLYGLTEEEIKIVKGEVST; the protein is encoded by the coding sequence GTGCCTGAACAGGAAAAGCTGTTCTTTTTGAAAAACCAAAAACTCTTCTCAAACAACTACCTTGAATATCGTCTGCAATCAACCTCTTTATGGAATATAGAAAATGAAACGGTATTTGAGACTATAAAGCATGCTTATAAGTCTATCCAATCATTAAAACTTGGTCCGGGAGAAGAGGCAAATCTTGAAGATAAATTTATCAGACCGGTACTCTTATCACTTGGTTATGAATGGGATGTCCAGCCAACCACCCAGAGAGGTACAAGAAAGAGAAGACCTGACTACGCACTCTTTAAAGACAAGGATTTCCATAAAGAAGCCCGCAAGGAAAAGGATAATCCCAAATACTTCTACTCTTATCCCCTCACCATTCTGGAAGCAAAATACTGGGGAAGAAGCTTAAACGATACCGATCCCAAAGATATCCTTGATAATCGTGACCCAACAGCCCAAATAGTAAAATACCTCGATGATGTTTATTATGCCTCCAATGGTCGCATTCAATGGGCAATATTAACCAATGGAAAGGTATGGCGCCTCTTTTCCTATCGTGCCACTTCACGTTCCGGGAATTATTATGAAGTGGATTTAGAGGCGATTATTAACAGCAATAATCCCGATGCCTTCAAATACTTTTACCTCTTCTTCTCAAAAGATGCCTTCATTCCCGACCCAATAACAGGTAAAACATGGCTCGATCAGCATATGAAAGGCAGCGAGGATTATGCTGCAAGGGTCAGCGAAAACCTCAAAAACCTTATATTTGATAAGATCTTTGAGGGTTTAGCGAAAGGATTTATCGAGTATCGCCACAATGAACAAAATATCAAAAAAGAGACTGAGGAAGATTTAAAAGAGATATTCAACGGGTGTCTCACCCTCCTTTATCGGCTCTTATTCTTGTTGTATGCAGAATCAAGGGCACTCTTACCGGTAAACGACCAGGATCGTTATTACAAAAAGAGTCTGAAGAGATTAAAGGAAGATATTGTCAACGAGCTTGAAATAACTATCTCTGAGGGTATGAGTCATCAAACCTATGATTACTGGTCACGCCTTGAGTCCCTTTGCAGGATCATAGATAGAGGCGATAAAGCCTTAAATATCCCTATCTATAATGGCGGCCTTTTTGAAACTCCTCCAGAGAGTTTTTTAGCAACGAATAAAATATCCGACCCTTTCCTTATCGAGGCAATTTCACTTCTCACCGTAGACCAGCAGGGTGAATATACACCAGGTCAAAAATCCTTCATTGATTACTCATCCTTAGACGTCCGCCATCTGGGTAATATCTATGAAGGGCTCCTTGAATTCCATATCCGGATTGCAGATGAGCCTATGGTTGAGATCAAAGAAGGTAGCAAACTACTTTGGAAAAAGGAATCAGAGATTGATGCAAATACCAGGATACAGAGAAGGAAGGGAAAGGGCGAGATTTACATTGAAAACTCAAAGCATGAGCGTAAGGCCACAGGCTCTTATTATACACCCCATTATATTGTCGAATATATTGTAAAGAATACCGTAGGTCCCGTATTGGAGACACGATTTCAAAAGGAACAGGAGATTCTTTCTGAGTTAGAAATACTTTATGAAAAACAACGGAAACAGTTGAAAAAACCAAAGGGCTGGAAGTATTGGGATCATCCGGGAGAACCACAAGGATCGCATATTGACGAGATTGTTAAGCTGGAAGACGTCCTCTTTGAGACGGTATTTGATCTCAAGGTACTCGACCCAGCTATGGGCAGTGGTCATTTCCTTGTTCATACCGTCGATTTCATAACAGACAAGATCATTGCCTTTCTTGCCAATTTTCCTGAAAATCCAGTGATAAGAAAGATAGAGAAGTTGAAACATGAGATACTTGACGGGATAAAGCGGCAAGGGGTAAGCATAGATGAAAGCAAACTTACGGAGGTAAATCTTATTAAACGAACCGTGATGAAACGGTGTATCTACGGCGTAGATCTGAATGAGATGGCTGTTGAGCTTGCAAAACTATCCTTATGGCTCGATTCCTTTACCCTTGGCGCACCTCTTTCATTTTTGGATCATCATCTGAAGTGTGGTAATTCACTAATAGGTTCAAACCTGGAATCCTTAAAAAACGCTGTAAAAGGACAACTCTTTACCATAAATCTTGAGCCATTAAACAGGGCTATCAGGAATATGCTCTTTGTGTCCAATCTCTCAGATGCTACCTATCAGCAGGTAAAAGATTCCGAACAGAAATACAGGGATGCAGACAAAAACATTGGAGGGTATAGGATACTCCTCGACATACTCGTTTCCGAATATTTTGGTATAGAAGGCGCAAAATCATTCCTTTTGGAAAAAGGTAGTATGATAGATATGGATAACCTTAAGAAATCCATTGAGTCAATGCATAAAAAGGATAGAGAAGTAATTAAATCTATCGAGAAGGTTGCAGAAGAAAAAAGATTTTTCCACTGGGAGATTGAGTTTCCAGAGGTCTTCTTTGAGCGTGTTGGTGCGCTTGAGCAGAAAGTTGATAAGAAAGAAAATCCTGGATTTGATTGTGTGATTGGTAATCCACCCTATGGCATTTTAAAAGAAAGAAATTATTTAAGAGAAACTTTTCCAGCAACATCTCAAACTCTCGATGCCTATTCGGCCTTTATAGAGCAGAGTCTTATTCTTTTAAAAATAAAAGGTCTCAATAGTTTCATAGTCCCAATCTCTTGGGAAACAGGTCCTTTTTATGAATCTTTACGAAGTTTTTTATTAGAAAATTATAATTTTAAAAGGGTGGTAAACTTACCTTTTAATGTATTTAGAGATGCATACATTGATACAAATATTTTTATTTTTGAAAAAGCAACTTCACCTATTGAAAATACAAATTATGTCCTAGTTTATGAATTTCCAAAAAGTATAAGAATAGAATGTTTAGACAATATTGATTACTCGTCAATAGACCAGTCTCAATGGCACATTAATAAAAACCAGATTATTTTAAATGCTAGTGCTATCTCACTCATATCTAAAATTAGCGGTAAAGGAATAGAATCGCTTTCTAACATTTCAATATCAGCAAGAGGTGTTTTGGCCAAACCTGAGCATATATCAATAGACAAAAAACCGGATTGGCAATCTTTCTTTGATGGTGAAATGTTTAGATATGAAATAAGTTCTCCTGACAAATTTATACTATATGGTGATGCCCTGCCTGAACATCCTTCCTCATTTGATTTCTTTACAGGCCATAGAATCTTAATTAGAAGATTGGTAAACAGACAAGATCGTATTATGGCGTATCTTGCAACAGAAACATTTGTTAATAAAAAAGATATTTATATATTCAAACTTAAAAACAAGTTATCTCCGTATAGTTTGTTAGCATTACTGAACTCAAAACTAATTTCTTTTATATACCTCAGCCAAGATACTATAGCTAAAAAAGATGACTTTCGCCAAATTACTTTAGAAGGTTTAAGAAGGCTTCCTATACCTCATATTTCTTTTAGAACACCAGAGAGTAAAAAGAACGAAATTATTAAAAGGATTCAAGACCTCTACTCATCTTGTAAATACAAACAAATTATTGAATGTGCAGAGACTTATTTACCCAATATGTCTGATGTTATTTACAACCTTCTTGCCTACCTTGCCGAGCAGATGATTAAGATGAATAAAAAGAAGAACGAGGAAATCAAAGGTTTCCTGAAATGGTTTGAGCGAGAAATCGGCTTAGAGATCAGTGGACTCTTAAATAAGATTGTTATAAAGGAATACCACGAACACGATTTTAATCAACTCATCGAAATCCTAAAGAGGAACAGAAGCAAGCTATCAATAGATCCCTCAGACCGGAAGACACAAGAAAAACTTGAGGATCAATTTACCCAAAGTATCTCAATCCTTGAACCACTAAAAACCAAAATTACAGCTACAGATGATTTGATAGATGAAATAGTTTACAAGCTGTATGGATTAACTGAAGAAGAGATTAAGATTGTTAAAGGTGAAGTATCTACTTAA